Proteins co-encoded in one Aspergillus flavus chromosome 2, complete sequence genomic window:
- a CDS encoding uncharacterized protein (uncharacterized alpha/beta hydrolase domain-domain containing protein) produces MNRDAAVLGPAPVPKQFVLCFDGTGNKFAGDKSDSNVLKIFRMLDRSESHQFHYYQPGIGTYVTSKSLSSSGRFHRIRSAYLKAKDSAVGSSFADHVMGGYKFLMRYYNPGDEISFIGFSRGAYIARFLAEMLDSIGLLEAGNEELVRFAWKTFAKWQMRRDTHKDTDKTNKLFNYMVAFRETFCRPITPRIKFMGLFDTVNSVPAFESAWMQRSKFPYTARSSAKVIRHAVGIDERRAKFRQDLISEIKPCCEEKKSTYWKDHWPRFHRSPKKSSAPKKSPGLPQIVLNGGNNEDSPFQQRPGETESVHHSVRSSNQSVYSTSHRYRARRRRSQRKLSLAVPMAAASTEDVASIKSEYSGLSLQVPQERIGGEDYDEDEDSPQDIQEVWFPGGHADIGGGWQQEEDAWPLSHAPLVWMVQEARRAGLQFDPSKMEHFECLEEYDEDYSPIRENIHWNPDISVGQDGHPLMPIPSQQLATQVAAVYGEGIQMESAIGSSSTFLKALQESCTAPIHDCLEFGSGISHASVLTWRMMEYLPFRRMDLQKNGSWKPIRWPLPCGEVRDIPDDAQIHVSAIRRLLKDENYRPGNLIVGGGGRGIRRAPPDKKIGQWALKGHKGDIVREVYVAVRPEKKEPKASTVCRDEEHKHQ; encoded by the exons ATGAACCGGGATGCAGCAGTTTTAGGACCGGCCCCCGTGCCAAAACAATTTGTCCTGTGTTTCGATGGCACTGGAAACAAATTTGCCGGGGATAAGTCGGACAGTAATGTTCTGAAGATTTTTCGA ATGCTTGATCGCAGCGAGAGTCATCAATTTCATTATTACCAGCCAGGGATTGGAACTTATGTAACGTCCAAGTCCCTTTCCAGTTCCGGCCGATTCCACCGGATCAGGTCCGCATATCTGAAAGCAAAGGACTCCGCTGTCGGATCCTCCTTTGCTGATCATGTCATGGGCGGATACAAGTTCCTCATGCGTTATTATAACCCTGGGGATGAGATTTCCTTCATAGGCTTCAGTCGAGGTGCCTATATTGCTCGCTTCCTTGCGGAAATGCTGGATTCCATCGGCTTGCTCGAGGCTGGCAATGAGGAACTCGTCCGATTTGCGTGGAAGACCTTTGCCAAGTGGCAGATGAGGCGTGATACCCATAAAGATACCGATAAAACGAATAAACTGTTCAATTACATGGTGGCCTTCCGTGAGACGTTCTGTCGACCAATTACCCCCAGAATTAAGTTCATGGGACTGTTTGATACTGTCAATAGTGTGCCTGCATTTGAGTCCGCGTGGATGCAAAGAAGCAAGTTCCCCTATACGGCCCGCAGTTCAGCCAAGGTCATTCGACATGCAGTGGGGATCGATGAGCGGCGTGCCAAGTTTAGGCAGGACCTAATCTCCGAGATCAAACCGTGCTGTGAGGAAAAAAAGTCCACCTACTGGAAAGACCATTGGCCTCGGTTTCACCGTTCACCAAAAAAGTCCTCCGCCCCAAAAAAGTCCCCTGGTCTCCCCCAAATCGTCCTCAACGGAGGTAATAACGAGGATAGCCCCTTCCAGCAGAGGCCCGGGGAGACTGAATCTGTACACCACAGTGTGCGAAGCTCAAACCAGAGTGTATACAGCACAAGCCATCGATATCGTGCACGACGACGACGCTCCCAAAGAAAGCTCAGCCTGGCTGTCCCAATGGCAGCTGCATCCACAGAGGATGTAGCATCTATCAAGAGTGAGTACTCGGGCCTCTCGCTTCAAGTACCACAAGAACGTATTGGGGGAGAGGATtacgacgaggatgaggatagcCCCCAGGACATTCAGGAGGTATGGTTTCCCGGAGGTCACGCAGATATCGGCGGAGGATGGCAACAGGAGGAGGACGCATGGCCACTCAGTCACGCACCATTGGTTTGGATGGTTCAGGAGGCCCGGCGCGCTGGGCTCCAATTCGATCCTTCGAAGATGGAGCACTTTGAATGTCTAGAGGAATATGATGAGGATTACTCGCCTATTCGTGAAAACATCCACTGGAACCCGGATATCAGTGTGGGTCAAGATGGCCATCCGTTAATGCCAATTCCAAGTCAGCAACTGGCAACTCAAGTCGCCGCCGTTTATGGGGAGGGGATTCAGATGGAATCAGCAATCGGATCTAGCTCCACATTTTTGAAGGCTCTCCAGGAATCCTGTACGGCCCCAATACATGACTGTCTGGAATTCGGCAGTGGCATATCACATGCATCGGTTCTCACATGGCGAATGATGGAGTACCTCCCATTCCGTCGAATGGATCTGCAGAAAAATGGGTCATGGAAACCGATCCGGTGGCCGCTCCCGTGCGGAGAGGTTCGTGACATTCCAGACGATGCTCAAATCCATGTATCTGCAATTCGTCGACTGCTTAAGGATGAGAACTACCGCCCTGGTAACCTGATCGTTGGAGGGGGTGGCCGTGGTATTCGACGAGCCCCTCCAGATAAGAAAATTGGACAATGGGCACTTAAAGGCCATAAAGGCGATATTGTACGAGAAGTGTATGTGGCAGTGCGGCCAGAGAAAAAGGAGCCTAAGGCTTCGACTGTTTGCAGGGATGAGGAGCATAAGCACCAGTGA
- the ppoC gene encoding heme peroxidase produces the protein MLRRISTNFKKSKNDRETKQNGTQNGAQNGTQVNGDKRQSKVSPARKSADQEPSRKAANGASVFGKYAQVLHASQSPLPNQTGDGATFEQRHGSLVQDLKSLHLEDAATLKQLSMNKIKGVPVDDKTMLMEKIIQIASSLPDNSENRTKATNLFLNQLWDSLPHPPLSYVGPEYSYRSADGSNNNPTLPWLGAANTPYARSIAPLTIQPGGLPDAGLVFDSLFAREKFNPHPNKVSSLFFDWASLIIHDIFQTDHANPHINKTSGYLDLSILYGDVQEEQDLIRTHRDGKLKPDSFSEPRLQAFPAACCVMLVMLNRFHNYVVEQLAEINENGRFTKPSPDLSEEKAKKAWAKYDEDLFQTGRLITCGLYINITLYDYLRTIVNLNRVNSTWCLDPRAQMEGNDPTPSGLGNQCSVEFNLAYRWHSAISANDEKWTEQIYEELMGKPAKDVTVLDLKKGLGKYAMGLSKDPSERTFAHLKRQEDGTFKDEELVSILANAIEDVAGSFGARNVPKCLRAVEIMGIEQARSWNVGSLNEFRKFFDLKPYERFEDINSDEEVVEALRHLYGHPDYVELYPGIVAEDAKQPMVPGVGIAPTYTISRAVLSDAVALVRGDRFYTVDYNPRNLTNWGYNEVRYDLNVNQGCVFYKLATRAFPNWFKSDSIYAHYPMTIPSENRNIMKDLGRESDFSYERPSFTPPHVNLVSYPNVKLALEREEDFRVVWNGNTPLASAKGGDDFWSKSLDNDQWRNSIKEFYEDITAKLLQEKSGNLAGLKQVDITRDIGNLAPVHFASKLFSLPLKTKENSRGVFTDNETFMSMAVIFTSIFFDVDKTKSFSLHHAARAVAEQLGHSVENHVKSINSPSFLSGIIGNRRNDHNALKEYGDQLIKKLLESGLGVSDVTYSQVLPAAVAMVHNQAQMFTQIIDYYLSEGKKHLPEINRLSKEDSKDSEDKLMRYCLEGFRLNGTFGSYREAQTDLSMTEETGNVNIKRGDRVFVGAVKANRDPQVFPDPNEVHLDRPLESYIQYGLGPHTGLGKETTLLALTSMLRVVGGLDNLRRAPGPQGELKKIHREGGYYVYLREDWGSYSPFPTTFKVHFDGAIPAPKKRLTYLGN, from the exons ATGTTGCGGAGAATTTCTACAAATTTCAAAAAGTCAAAGAATGACCGcgaaacaaagcaaaatgGCACTCAAAATGGCGCTCAAAATGGCACTCAGGTGAATGGAGACAAGCGCCAGTCCAAAGTGTCACCGGCGCGCAAGTCTGCGGATCAAGAACCAAGCCGTAAGGCAGCGAACGGCGCGTCGGTTTTCGGCAAGTATGCGCAAGTCCTCCATGCTTCACAGAGTCCTCTGCCGAACCAGACTGGTGACGGCGCGACGTTCGAACAACGCCATGGTAGTCTCGTACAAGACTTGAAGTCTCTTCACCTTGAAGATGCTGCAACCCTGAAGCAACTGAGCATGAACAAGATTAAAGGGGTGCCCGTTGATGATAAAACGATGCTTATGGAGAAGATTATTCAA ATCGCTAGCAGTCTCCCAGACAACTCGGAGAATCGCACCAAGGCCACAAACCTATTTCTGAATCAGCTTTGGGACTCCTTGCCCCATCCACCACTCTC ATACGTGGGCCCCGAGTATTCCTACCGATCCGCTGATGGctccaacaacaaccctacCTTGCCGTGGCTAGGTGCTGCCAACACGCCATATGCGAGATCAATTGCTCCCCTTACAATCCAGCCAGGTGGCTTGCCTGACGCAGGCTTAGTGTTTGACAGTCTCTTTGCTCGTGAGAAATTCAATCCTCACCCGAACAAAGTTTCAAGTCTGTTCTTCGACTGGGCCTCTTTGATCATTCACG ATATTTTCCAGACCGACCATGCGAACCCTCATATTAACAAAACTTCGGGTTATTTGGATCTCTCTATCTTATACGGTGATGTTCAAGAGGAGCAAGACTTGATTCGTACACATAGGGATGGCAAACTGAAGCCTGATTCATTTTCCGAGCCCCGACTTCAGGCCTTCCCTGCTGCTTGCTGTGTTATGCTGGTCATGTTGAACAG GTTCCACAACTATGTGGTAGAACAACTGGCCGAAATCAATGAAAATGGTCGTTTCACCAAGCCTAGCCCTGACCTTagcgaagaaaaggccaagaaggcttGGGCGAAATATGATGAGGATCTTTTTCAGACAGGTCGCCT AATCACGTGTGGTTTGTATATCAACATTACCTTATACGATTACCTGCGTACGATCGTCAACTTGAACAGAGTTAACAGCACGTGGTGCCTG GATCCACGAGCACAAATGGAGGGCAACGATCCCACACCATCTGGCCTGGGTAACCAATGCTCAGTGGAGTTCAATCTTGCCTATCGCTGGCATTCTGCCATCAGCGCCAATGACGAAAAGTGGACGGAACAGATCTATGAGGAGCTGATGGGAAAGCCTGCCAAGGACGTTACTGTCCTAGACCTTAAAAAGGGACTAGGCAAGTACGCCATGGGTCTTTCGAAGGACCCTTCGGAGCGTACGTTTGCCCATCTTAAACGTCAAGAGGATGGCACtttcaaggatgaagaactCGTAAGCATCCTCGCTAATGCAATTGAGGACGTTGCCG GTTCGTTTGGCGCACGTAACGTGCCCAAGTGCCTCCGAGCCGTCGAGATTATGGGTATTGAGCAGGCACGTAGCTGGAATGTTGGCTCCCTTAATGAATTCCGCAAGTTCTTCGACTTGAAGCCGTATGAACGGTTTGAGGATATCAATTCCGATGAGGAAGTTGTGGAGGCCCTCCGTCATCTTTACGGCCACCCCGACTACGTGGAACTCTACCCTGGTATTGTTGCTGAGGACGCCAAGCAACCTATGGTACCAGGTGTTGGAATTGCTCCTACATATACGATCTCTCGTGCGGTTCTGTCTGACGCCGTGGCTCTTGTCCGCGGTGATCGTTTCTACACT GTCGATTACAATCCTCGGAACCTGACTAACTGGGGATACAATGAGGTTCGTTACGACCTGAATGTCAACCAGGGATGTGTCTTCTACAAGCTTGCGACTAGAGCCTTCCCGAATTGGTTCAAGTCCGATTCCATCTATGCCCATTACCCCATGACCATCCCCAGCGAGAACAGGAACATTATGAAGGATCTAGGTAGAGAGTCTGACTTCTCTTACGAACGCCCGTCGTTTACCCCTCCCCACGTGAACCTGGTATCCTATCCTAATGTCAAGCTGGCTTTGGAACGCGAGGAGGACTTCCGCGTGGTCTGGAACGGCAATACTCCGCTCGCCTCTGCTAAAGGCGGCGATGACTTCTGGAGTAAATCATTGGACAATGACCAGTGGCGCAACAGCATCAAGGAATTTTATGAAGACATCACTGCAAAGCTTTTGCAAGAAAAGTCTGGGAATCTTGCGGGACTCAAGCAAGTTGATATCACACGGGA TATTGGAAACCTAGCGCCTGTTCACTTTGCATCGAAGctgttctctcttcctctgaAGACCAAGGAGAATTCGCGCGGAGTCTTTACCGACAACGAGACTTTCATGAGTATGGCAGTAATCTTTACTAGCATTTTCTTCGATGTCGATAAGACCAAatctttctcccttcatCACGCGGCTCGCGCCGTCGCTGAGCAGTTGGGCCACTCCGTTGAGAACCACGTCAAATCCATCAACTCTCCTAGTTTCCTCAGCGGCATCATTGGCAATCGCCGTAATGATCACAACGCCTTGAAGGAATACGGTGATCAATTGATCAAAAAGCTTCTGGAGAGTGGCTTGGGCGTTTCCGATGTAACCTATTCTCAGGTTCTACCAGCGGCTGTGGCGATGGTTCACAATCAGGCTCAAATG TTCACTCAAATCATCGACTATTATCTTTCTGAGGGCAAAAAGCACCTTCCTGAGATCAACCGCCTTTCCAAGGAGGACAGCAAAGATTCCGAAGACAAGTTGATGCGCTACTGCCTGGAAGGCTTCCGTCTGAATGGAACTTTTGGATCCTACCGCGAAGCTCAAACTGACTTGAGCATGACCGAAGAGACCGGCAATGTTAACATCAAGCGTGGTGACAGAGTATTCGTTGGTGCT GTCAAAGCCAACCGTGATCCTCAGGTTTTCCCAGATCCCAACGAAGTGCATCTGGATCGCCCTCTGGAATCTTACATCCAGTACGGCCTGGGTCCACACACTGGCTTGGGCAAGGAAACGACCTTGCTTGCATTGACGTCCATGTTACGTGTTGTCGGTGGCTTGGACAACCTTCGGCGTGCACCCGGCCCCCAGGGTGAACTGAAGAAGATTCACCGTGAGGGCGGTTACTACGTCTACCTGCGGGAGGATTGGGGAAGCTACTCTCCATTCCCAACGA CCTTCAAGGTCCACTTCGATGGTGCAATTCCCGCTCCCAAGAAGCGCCTCACCTATTTGGGAAATTGA
- a CDS encoding putative zinc binding dehydrogenase — MVGQHEAAILPQKGGPLSLGKRPTPEPGPNEVLIEVKAVALNPCDHFQRDYGMPPVPIYPAIIGSDTAGVVVKLGSDVTTIPGPGSRVIAFASSFYQNGSPDHGAFQKYTLAQSEAVIPLPDNLSFEEGAVFPMAVLTALTAWTTIGIPLDTKYTPADKQAVLIWGASSSVGTLAVQSAKTLGFTVYATASPKHHDLVKRLGAHAVFDYRASDIVSQIVNAVKKDGVKLHTAHCVVDGALQPTLDILKETKGDAHAKVAHSPLLPEGHPTLDNTQITFNFPPIDKTARSKHMHEVFHGWLKAGLQSGEVIPSPTIQTEGGGLGGMHAALDKLKVGVSGTKIVVPV, encoded by the coding sequence ATGGTCGGACAACACGAAGCTGCCATTCTCCCCCAGAAGGGCGGTCCCTTGTCTCTTGGAAAGCGTCCCACCCCCGAGCCCGGTCCAAATGAGGTTCTCATTGAAGTAAAGGCCGTTGCTTTGAACCCCTGCGATCATTTCCAGCGTGACTATGGCATGCCTCCTGTGCCTATATATCCCGCTATCATCGGATCCGATACTGCTGGTGTTGTCGTCAAGCTGGGCTCGGATGTCACCACGATCCCTGGTCCAGGAAGCCGAGTCATCGCCTTTGCCTCATCATTCTACCAGAACGGCTCCCCCGACCACGGTGCTTTCCAAAAGTACACTTTGGCACAATCCGAAGCTGTCATCCCACTTCCAGACAATCTTTCCTTTGAGGAAGGCGCAGTCTTCCCCATGGCCGTCTTGACTGCCTTAACTGCCTGGACCACAATCGGCATTCCGCTCGACACCAAGTATACTCCCGCGGACAAACAAGCGGTCCTGATCTGGGGCGCATCGAGCAGTGTAGGGACGTTGGCCGTTCAATCGGCCAAGACACTCGGCTTCACTGTCTACGCCACCGCCAGTCCCAAGCACCATGACCTCGTCAAGAGGCTCGGAGCCCATGCGGTCTTCGATTACAGGGCTAGCGATATCGTCTCCCAGATCGTCAACGCCGTGAAGAAGGATGGTGTCAAGCTGCACACTGCACACTGCGTTGTTGATGGAGCTCTGCAGCCCACATTGGACATTCTCAAGGAGACCAAGGGCGATGCACACGCCAAGGTCGCACACTCGCCCCTTCTCCCAGAAGGTCACCCTACCCTCGATAACACGCAGATCACCTTCAACTTCCCACCTATCGATAAGACCGCGAGGAGCAAGCACATGCATGAGGTCTTCCATGGATGGCTGAAGGCCGGTCTGCAGTCCGGTGAAGTAATCCCCAGCCCTACTATCCAGACTGAGGGGGGCGGTCTGGGCGGAATGCACGCAGCACTGGACAAGCTCAAGGTTGGTGTCAGTGGCACTAAGATTGTTGTGCCAGTCTAA
- a CDS encoding putative transporter, with translation MGRGFTIGLAAFAATGSFLFGYDSGVMTDVIESKNFLAFFNTVQTSPIIGAINSTFSGGAALGALQGGLTMDRFGRKFTIQMGAFICLVGAILQTAAQNLAMMLVGRILAGWAVGLLSMSVPVYQAECAHPRSRGFIIGLSQQMIGIGFIVSTWVGFGSLHAPETSEFQWRFPLAFQTVPCLLLAVGMFFMPESPRYLVEKERYEEGMKILRKLHYDGTNDEWIQTEFNEIRTTIEAEKAVTVSGWLIMFQVPQWRTRLLHGIAVQAFAQMTAVNVIGYYQTILYNSLGITGGRNILVAGIYNCVGPVCNLIFIVFLLDKVGRRKPMLFGSIAVTIVLICEAALTSVNEDGSRTSYSIAGVFFIFCITVIFSFSYGSCAWVYMAEVMPMQIRGRGNAVATSLGNWVVSTIWNQVSPIAFGKIHWRFYLVFILFNVCITIPTVFFFFKETKQKSLEEIDLLFGGRALGTLPENVEAKAAEAEMNKAEKTRDSYANVEHTENKV, from the exons ATGGGTCGCGGCTTCACTATCGGCCTGGCAGCCTTTGCGGCCACGGGGTCGTTCCTCTTCGGATATGACAGCGGTGTCATGACCGATGTGATCGAATCGAAGAActtccttgctttcttcaacacGGTCCAGACTTCTCCAATCATTGGGGCAATTAATAGTACATTTTCTGGTGGAG CTGCTTTGGGCGCCCTCCAGGGAGGACTGACGATGGATCGCTTCGGCCGGAAATTTACTATTCAAATGGGCGCCTTCATATGTCTTGTTGGTGCGATCCTTCAGACCGCTGCCCAGAACTTGGCTATGATGCTCGTGGGTCGTATTCTGGCCGGGTGGGCTGTCGGTCTCTTGTCAATGTCGGTTCCAGTTTATCAGGCCGAGTGTGCTCATCCTCGAAGCCGAGGCTTTATTATCGGCTTGTCACAGCAAATGATCGGTATTGGATTTATCGTCAGCAC ATGGGTGGGTTTTGGATCGCTTCATGCCCCAGAAACTAGCGAGTTCCAATGGCGCTTTCCTCTGGCTTTCCAGACGGTTCCTTGCCTACTTCTAGCAGTGGGAATGTTCTTCATGCCCGAATCCCCTCGGTACCTGGTCGAAAAGGAACGCTACGAAGAGGGAATGAAGATCTTGCGGAAATTGCACTATGACGGCACGAACGACGAATGGATTCAGACAGAATTCAATGAAATTAGAACGACCATCGAAGCTGAGAAGGCTGTAACAGTGTCGGGCTGGCTCATCATGTTCCAGGTTCCCCAATGGCGGACTCGATTGCT TCATGGTATCGCCGTCCAGGCCTTTGCGCAAATGACTGCTGTCAACGTGATCGGCTACTACCAAACCATCCTATACAATTCCCTGGGAATCACAGGAGGCCGCAACATCCTCGTCGCCGGTATCTACAACTGCGTTGGTCCAGTTTGTAATCTTATCTTCATTGTTTTCCTGCTCGACAAAGTGGGGCGACGCAAGCCCATGCTGTTTGGCTCGATAGCTGTCACCATCGTCCTGATCTGTGAAGCCGCACTGACCTCGGTCAACGAAGACGGGTCCCGGACGAGTTACAGCATTGCCGGCGtgtttttcattttctgCATCACAGtgattttctccttctcctacGGATCATGCGCCTG GGTGTACATGGCCGAAGTCATGCCGATGCAAATCCGAGGCCGAGGAAACGCCGTCGCAACCAGCCTTGGCAACTGGGTGGTGAGCACCATCTGGAATCAAGTTTCGCCGATTGCATTCGGCAAGATTCACTGGCGGTTCTACCTGGTCTTCATTCTGTTTA ATGTCTGTATCACGATCCCGAcggtgtttttctttttcaaggaGACCAAGCAGAAGTCcctggaagagatcgatCTCCTGTTCGGCGGACGGGCATTGGGGACCTTGCCAGAGAATGTGGAAGCGAAAGCCGCCGAAGCCGAAATGAATAAAGCGGAGAAAACTAGGGACTCGTATGCGAATGTGGAGCATACGGAAAATAAAGTGTAA
- a CDS encoding cinnamoyl-CoA reductase, with amino-acid sequence MSQANIAIPTGSLILVTGANGFIASHIVDQFLGSGYRVRGTVRSEKPWLDDYFATRHGAGHFESVLLPELGDKETLDKLLDGVAGVVHVASDVSLRPDPEIISKSVATTLSVLEAAAKHDTVTRFVLTSSASAASFPQPGQPGIIIDSNTWNDSAVRSARDPSVPVAQKSYFVYAASKTESEREAWKWVKQNKPGFDFNTVLPDTNFGKILHPEIGGSTMGLVRKLLSGNRVGIDYISPQWFVDVEDTARLHVAAVLDGRVKSERLFAFATPYNWTDIVDILRKAFPVNSSIPQPPENEPRDLSQVGPSVRAESLIKEFWGRDGWTSLEESILGGTGDLEGFRG; translated from the exons ATGTCCCAGGCCAACATAGCCATCCCCACCGGGTCCCTCATTCTCGTGACTGGTGCAAATGGCTTCATAGCCTCCCATATCGTTGATCAATTTCTCGGAAGCGGTTACAGAGTACGCGGAACTGTTCGATCCGAAAAACCATGGCTAGATGACTACTTTGCCACCAGGCATGGTGCTGGTCATTTTGAATCAGTTCTGCTACCGGAACTGGGAGACAAGGAGACACTGGATAAATTATTGGACGGTGTTGCAGGTGTCGTACATGTG GCATCAGATGTCTCCCTGAGGCCTGACCCCGAAATTATATCAAAATCCGTCGCCACAACCTTGAGTGTTCTTGAAGCGGCAGCGAAGCATGATACCGTGACTCGATTCGTTCTgacttcttcagcttctgccGCTTCGTTCCCTCAGCCTGGTCAACCTGGTATTATCATCGACTCAA ATACATGGAATGACAGTGCCGTAAGAAGCGCTAGGGATCCCAGTGTTCCCGTAGCCCAGAAATCATACTTCGTGTACGCTGCATCCAAGACCGAATCAGAACGAGAGGCCTGGAAGTGGGTAAAGCAAAACAAGCCTGGCTTTGACTTTAACACAGTCCTTCCCGACACGAAC TTTGGCAAAATACTACATCCCGAGATAGGCGGCTCCACTATGGGCCTCGTCCGTAAACTCTTATCTGGGAACCGGGTTGGCATCGACTATATCTCTCCAC AATGGTTTGTCGACGTCGAAGACACAGCCCGTCTACACGTTGCCGCCGTCCTTGATGGAAGGGTGAAATCAGAACGCCTTTTCGCTTTTGCAACTCCATATAACTGGACAGATATTGTGGACATTCTGCGCAAGGCCTTTCCTGTGAACAGTAGTATCCCCCAACCCCCGGAGAATGAACCGCGGGACCTCAGTCAGGTTGGTCCTTCTGTCAGGGCAGAGAGTCTAATCAAGGAGTTTTGGGGCCGTGATGGATGGACGAGCTTGGAAGAAAGTATCCTTGGCGGAACTGGGGACCTTGAAGGATTTAGGGGGTAG
- a CDS encoding RING finger domain protein — MGLSSDKTSFDHNTHMAIVLGVGLGVVSLIIMCLLFTMFVNRRDQRPCSKSKKKGSSDKLRKLDAVSPARTLEEWRSKSKGPLLPTEGVDGQFVCVVCLESVLPSQEIRELKCLHVFHKECLEKWYLQDHFNCPLCHRAYYFQETHPSNDFVWMV, encoded by the exons ATGGGGTTGTCGTCGGACAAAACTTCTTTCGATCATAATACCCATATGGCAATTGTTCTTGGGGTGGGACTTGGTGTTGTTTCTCTGATCATCATGTGTTTGCT ATTTACCATGTTTGTGAACCGTCGTGATCAGCGCCCCTGCTcgaaaagcaagaaaaagggTTCGAGCGACAAGCTGCGCAAATTGGATGCCGTGTCTCCGGCTCGGACTCTAGAGGAATGGCGCTCCAAATCGAAAGGGCCCCTCTTACCCACCGAGGGAGTCGATGGTCAATTTGTGTG CGTTGTTTGCCTTGAATCTGTTCTGCCGTCTCAGGAGATCCGGGAGCTGAAATGCCTGCACGTCTTTCACAAGGAATGTCTGGAGAAATGGTACCTGCAGGACCATTTCAATTGTCCGCTCTGTCACAGAGCCTACTATTTTCAGGAAACGCATCCCAGTAATGACTTTGTATGGATGGTATGA
- a CDS encoding cation diffusion facilitator has protein sequence MAWISRSDTMPQSSPPSSPALSSSYHSIRPRRPSLEIDGEILSTRGQRLASLIRRRSISTQSPEPWDDTTRHDELPPWERAKKLIGDVKSVYNWQLYYRDPKSLEGMSKKLREYYERNNDLIAQYVYIDRLLDSSLPHRLIGDYHHNRDVIPETESGNSGNEHEPDNNLTTAADGDGNGNGNGEPQQKQDRIKRTPRNLYRIPDESTPLLPQDGNESAPSLSDGGPKDDDFVDSSARIVTIAIYVNFVANVVLLLAKIVVMSMTNSLSVLASLVDGALDFLSTAIVWVTTTLIQKDDRYQYPISRRRLEPLSVLVFAVVMMTSFVQVAITSFTRLISNDTTLVNLTIPSIAVMASTVVVKLACWFWCRLIKNSSVQALAQDAETDVVFNLFSILFPLIGSFFKLWWVDPLGGLLLSVYIIWNWSGTAGEHIRHLTGAAASPIDQSVLLYMTMRFSKAILKIQNLRAYYAGDLLNVEVDIILEGKTRLRDAHDIGESLQYMIESVPTVDRAFVHMDYDPWNIPTHLNQQAH, from the exons ATGGCATGGATTAGTCGCTCCGACACTATGCCACAGAGCTCTCCACCTTCATCTCCTGCTCTTTCGAGCTCTTATCATTCTATCCGTCCTAGACGACCTAGTCTTGAGATCGACGGCGAAATTCTGTCTACCCGCGGCCAACGTTTGGCAAGTCTCATTCGCAGGCGTTCTATCTCCACCCAGAGCCCTGAACCCTGGGATGATACTACTCGGCATGATGAACTTCCGCCTTGGGAACGGGCAAAGAAATTGATCGGGGATGTCAAGTCCGTCTATAATTG GCAATTGTATTATAGAGACCCCAAATCATTAGAAGGGATGAGCAAAAAGCT ACGGGAATACTATGAGCGGAACAATGATCTCATAGCGCAATACGTATATATTGACCGGTTACTTGACTCATCATTGCCGCACCGCCTCATTGGAGATTACCACCATAATCGAGATGTTATACCCGAAACAGAGTCCGGCAATTCCGGAAACGAACACGAACCTGACAACAACCTGACTACCGCTGCCGATGGTGATGGTAATGGTAATGGTAATGGAGAGCCGCAACAAAAGCAAGACCGAATTAAACGGACTCCGCGCAACCTCTACCGGATCCCCGATGAGAGCACGCCTCTTTTACCTCAGGACGGAAACGAAAGCGCCCCGTCCCTATCAGATGGCGGGCCGAAAGACGACGACTTCGTCGATAGCAGTGCCCGCATTGTTACGATTGCCATCTACGTGAACTTCGTCGCCAACGTGGTCTTGCTATTAGCAAAGATAGTCGTCATGTCCATGACAAACTCCCTTTCCGTTCTTGCTAGCTTGGTGGACGGCGCATTGGACTTTCTGAGCACTGCTATTGTCTGGGTGACAACAACCCTCATTCAAAAAGACGACCGCTATCAATACCCCATCAGCAGACGTCGATTGGAACCCCTAAGCGTGTTGGTCTTCGctgtggtgatgatgacctCCTTTGTCCAGGTGGCCATCACATCCTTCACTCGGCTGATCTCCAACGATACAACCCTAGTCAATCTAACGATACCTTCGATTGCGGTGATGGCCAGCACCGTAGTCGTGAAACTCGCCTGCTGGTTCTGGTGTCGATTAATCAAGAACTCGAGCGTCCAAGCCCTGGCACAAGATGCCGAAACAGATGTGGTGTTCAACTTGTTCAGTATTCTCTTCCCTCTGA TCggctctttcttcaaacTATGGTGGGTCGACCCCCTTGGCGGTCTCCTCCTCTCAGTCTACATTATATGGAACTGGAGCGGAACCGCAGGCGAGCATATTCGCCATCTCACAGGAGCGGCCGCATCTCCCATCGACCAGAGCGTTCTACTCTACATGACCATGCGGTTCTCCAAAGCCATCCTCAAGATCCAGAACCTGAGGGCCTATTATGCCGGAGACCTCTTGAACGTCGAAGTAGACATCATCCTGGAAGGGAAGACCCGGCTGCGCGACGCCCATGACATTGGCGAGAGTCTACAGTACATGATCGAGAGTGTCCCCACGGTCGACCGCGCCTTCGTACACATGGATTATGATCCGTGGAACATCCCCACCCATTTGAACCAGCAGGCTCATTAG